The Puntigrus tetrazona isolate hp1 chromosome 4, ASM1883169v1, whole genome shotgun sequence genome includes a window with the following:
- the LOC122342975 gene encoding protein NLRC3-like gives MSNTTQTKVNVDQKAEKGGILNGPILTENTIESVTINFITAEPQKSQDTVKQTGDQAAKDPGTSLPDYTKISLRLKEKLKQDYQRILIGNSQKGHRQNLNDIYTDLYVLENETGGIESEHEVIQIESSRNRLIIDTPIKCNDLFKVRSDRNQQKKRVMTMGIAGVGKTVSVNKFILDWAEGEENQDIVFIFPLPFRRLNLIKEEQFSLIGLLNKYFFSSPEELPSLPEGDGKVMFIFDGLDECRFPLSFEEDNSIKDVNEKTTVSIIITSLIKKDLVSSLIWITSRPAAASLISRNYIDQVTEVRGFNDEQKEQYFNKNSSPEVAGNIIRHIRKFRSLYIMCHIPVFCWISLTVLRPLLGQKSNEKTPTTLTGMYTNFVISQMQQMKNKYSDDPESKTESVILKLGKLAFHMLMEGKLSFYKTDLEKYGIDVTKGSVFTGLCTEIFQEEKAFLETSIYSFIHLSVQEFLAALYSTLTDKKEKVNIFFKSWTEKLIWKLSRKPLFLIHKAAVIKALKSENGHLDLFLRFLLGLSMESNLSDIKELLPGLELKSENMKDSADYIKKKIQKEKSVERTINLLYCLTEMKVDTVEEIQRYLSLGELSVQSLSSVQWSALVFVLMMSEEAQEKFELQKYRRYDEAVMRLLPVIKNTKRALLHNCNLTAHCCKSLSSVLKSSVSVLRELDLTNNDLGDSGVKLLCDGLRSTDCKLEILRLSGCMVTEEGCGYVFSALSSNPLYLRELDLSYNYPGDSGVKMLSEKLEDPNYKLDKLNVDHGGESMITAGLKKYACSLKLDPNTAHTDLVLSEDYRKVRNMREKAVNLAHADHLDRFQHAYQVLCKENIKTNERCYWEIEWSGPDGVRVSVSYKSINRKGHGVQSEFGSNAESWSLFCSSDRYLFRHNDKYIDLPVDSISSNRIGVYVDHSTGTLSFYSVSEKIRLIHTIQTTFTEDLYPGFTVYPGSQDGYESSVKLLMNQTD, from the exons ATGAGCAACACCACTCAAACTAAAGTCAACGTTGATCAGAAAGCGGAGAAAGGAGGAATTTTAAATGGTCCTATACTCACTGAAAACACTATAGAATCAGTTACTATCAACTTCATCACTGCAG AGCCACAAAAATCCCAAGACACAGTGAAACAGACAGGAGATCAAG CTGCAAAGGACCCTGGAACTTCTCTTCCTGATTACACAAAGATCAGCCTAAGACTGAAGGAGAAATTAAAACAGGACTACCAACGGATATTGATTGGTAATTCACAAAAGGGTCATCGACAGAACCTGAACGATATATATACTGATCTATATGTGCTGGAGAATGAGACTGGAGGAATAGAGAGTGAGCATGAGGTGATACAGATCGAATCGAGTCGCAACCGGCTTATTATTGACACACCAATCAAATGCAATGATTTATTCAAAGTTCGGAGTGATAggaatcagcaaaaaaaaagagtgatgaCAATGGGCATTGCAGGGGTGGGAAAGACTGTCTCCGTCAATAAATTCATCCTTGACTGGGCTGAAGGAGAAGAAAATCAGGATATAGTCTTCATTTTTCCACTCCCATTCCGTAGACTGAATTTGATCAAAGAAGAACAGTTCAGCCTCATAGGACTGCTTAACAAATACTTCTTTAGTAGTCCTGAAGAACTGCCTTCTCTTCCTGAAGGTGATGGAAAAGTCATGTTCATCTTCGATGGTCTGGATGAATGTCGCTTCCCTTTAAGCTTTGAAGAGGATAACAGCATTAaagatgtaaatgaaaaaacaacagtgAGTATTATAATAACAAGCTTGATCAAAAAAGATCTGGTTTCctctctcatctggatcacctccagaccagcagcagccagtcTGATATCCCGAAACTACATTGATCAGGTGACAGAAGTGCGAGGATTTAACGATGAGCAGAAAGAGcaatatttcaacaaaaacagcagTCCTGAAGTTGCTGGAAACATCATCCGTCACATCAGGAAATTCAGGAGCCTgtacatcatgtgccacatccccgtcttctgctggatctcccTCACAGTTCTTCGGCCTCTGCTGGGTCAAAAGAGCAATGAAAAAACACCTACAACACTCACAGGGATGTACACAAACTTTGTAATTTCTCAGATGCAgcagatgaaaaacaaatacagtgatGATCCTGAATCTAAGACTGAATCTGTAATTTTGAAGCTTGGGAAACTGGCCTTTCATATGCTGATGGAAGGAAAACTGAGTTTCTACAAAACAGATCTTGAGAAATATGGAATAGATGTCACTAAAGGGTCAGTGTTCACCGGGTTATGCACTGAGATCTTTCAAGAAGAAAAAGCGTTTTTAGAAACAAGTATTTACAGCTTTATACATCTCAGTGTCCAGGAATTTCTTGCTGCTCTTTATTCAACTTTGACTGACAAAAAGGAGAAAGTAAACATCTTTTTTAAATCCTGGACAGAAAAACTGATATGGAAACTCTCTAGAAAGCCACTGTTTCTAATTCATAAGGCTGCAGtcataaaggctttaaaaagTGAGAATGGACACCTTGATCTTTTCCTTCGATTCCTGCTGGGTCTCTCAATGGAGTCCAATCTGAGTGACATAAAGGAACTACTGCCAGGACTAGAGCTCAAATCAGAGAACATGAAAGATTCTGCTGactatataaaaaagaaaatacagaaggagaaatcagtgGAAAGAACCATCAATCTCCTATACTGTTTGACTGAAATGAAGGTTGACACTGTTGAGGAAATACAAAGGTATCTGAGCTTGGGAGAACTTTCAGTACAGAGTCTCTCCTCTGTTCAGTGGTCTGCTCTGGTTTTCGTGCTCATGATGTCAGAAGAGGCTCAAGAAAAATTTGAACTGCAGAAATACAGAAGATATGATGAAGCAGTGATGAGATTGTTGCCTGTGATCAAAAACACCAAAAGAGCACT GCTGCATAACTGTAATCTCACTGCTCATTGTTGTAAGAGTTTGTCTTCAGTTCTAAAATCCTCAGTTTctgtcctgagagagctggacctgaccAACAATGACCTAGGGGATTCTGGAGTGAAGCTTCTTTGTGATGGACTGAGGAGCACAGACTGTAAGCTGGAGATTCTGAG gttgtctggctgtatggtgacagaagaaggctgtggttatgtgttttcagctctgagttcaaaccccctttacctgagagagctggatctaaGCTACAATTacccaggagattcaggagtcaagatgctctctgaaaaactagAGGATCCAAACTACAAACTGGATAAACTCAA tgtgGATCATGGAGGAGAGTCCATGATTACAGCTGGATTAAAGAAAT ATGCCTGTTCTCTCaaactggatccaaacacagcgcACACTGACCTTGTTCTCTCTGAAGATTACAGAAAAGTGAGAAATATGAGAGAGAAAGCGGTAAATCTGGCGCATGCTGATCATCTAGACAGATTTCAGCATGCATATCAGGTGTTGTGTAAAgagaacataaaaacaaatgaacgctgttactgggagattGAGTGGAGTGGACCTGATGGTGTGCGggtatcagtgtcatataagagcATCAACAGGAAGGGACACGGTGTTCAGTCTGAGTTTGGATCAA